In Allorhodopirellula heiligendammensis, one DNA window encodes the following:
- a CDS encoding NADPH-dependent assimilatory sulfite reductase hemoprotein subunit: protein MSEEEPKKSKIELLKEESIGLRGSIVAELADPTTDQVADGTTKLLKFHGTYQQDDRDLRKSRRKEGLGKAYSFMVRNRIPGGKITAAQMLGELDIADELGNGTMRITTRQSIQLHGVVKNNLWGVIHRINEIKLSTKSACGDVTRNICCCPAPLRHNGLRDQLQKLADEIAIHVQPTTEAYHEIWVKDPETGEKEQVVGPPVEAEPDPIYGKAYLPRKFKIALALCDDNCIDIYDNDLGLLGVTEGDELIGFNILAGGGMGTTPSKKNCFPALAKRLTFVKTEHLLPIITAIILVQRDFGNREDRSQARMKYLINNLGIPAFRQKVEEYLSQAEAICGVADGSVPRPLPEPHAADVSGHNDHMGWHEQGDGKWFLGLPIENGRVKDEGKLQLKSCFRVLFNGHVSNARLTMQQNIILCDIEPEKRGEIEQILADHGVVRIEQISNARRFSFACPALPTCGLAVTESERALPGVIDEVEAELSELGLAEEQFTIRMTGCPNGCARPYNADIGLVGRSVDGKSGEGRYTVFLGGNLLGNQMAEIYKDQVPRSEIVATLRPVFIHFKENHQPGECFGDFCHRIGVGALGEMAETAVE, encoded by the coding sequence ATGAGTGAAGAAGAACCTAAGAAGTCCAAGATTGAGCTGCTCAAGGAAGAGAGCATCGGGCTGCGTGGTTCGATCGTGGCCGAGCTCGCCGACCCAACGACCGACCAAGTCGCCGATGGAACCACGAAGCTATTGAAGTTTCATGGTACCTACCAGCAGGACGACCGGGACCTGCGTAAGTCGCGACGGAAGGAAGGTCTCGGAAAAGCCTACTCGTTCATGGTTCGCAACCGGATTCCCGGCGGCAAGATCACCGCTGCGCAAATGCTCGGTGAACTCGACATTGCCGACGAACTTGGCAACGGCACCATGCGGATCACCACCCGCCAGAGCATCCAGCTCCACGGCGTTGTCAAGAATAACTTGTGGGGCGTGATTCATCGCATCAATGAGATCAAGCTCTCGACTAAGTCGGCCTGTGGCGATGTGACGCGGAACATCTGCTGCTGCCCGGCACCGCTGCGCCACAACGGTCTTCGCGACCAGCTTCAGAAACTGGCTGATGAGATCGCGATTCATGTCCAGCCCACCACTGAGGCTTACCACGAAATATGGGTCAAAGACCCAGAGACTGGTGAAAAGGAACAGGTTGTCGGACCGCCAGTCGAGGCGGAACCCGATCCCATCTACGGAAAGGCGTACCTGCCGCGAAAGTTTAAGATCGCATTGGCGTTGTGCGATGACAATTGCATCGACATTTACGACAACGATCTCGGGCTGCTCGGAGTAACCGAGGGCGACGAGCTGATTGGTTTCAATATTCTGGCCGGTGGCGGTATGGGCACCACGCCCAGTAAGAAAAATTGCTTTCCGGCGCTCGCCAAGCGTCTAACTTTCGTGAAGACGGAGCACTTACTCCCGATCATCACCGCAATTATTCTCGTTCAGCGTGACTTCGGTAATCGCGAAGATCGTAGCCAGGCGAGAATGAAGTACCTGATTAACAATCTCGGCATTCCCGCATTCCGTCAGAAAGTCGAAGAATACCTGTCACAGGCGGAGGCAATCTGCGGTGTCGCTGATGGCAGCGTGCCGCGTCCATTGCCCGAACCGCATGCCGCCGACGTGAGTGGACACAACGACCACATGGGTTGGCACGAGCAAGGGGACGGAAAGTGGTTTCTGGGACTGCCGATCGAGAACGGACGCGTTAAAGATGAAGGCAAACTGCAACTGAAGTCTTGTTTTCGGGTGCTCTTCAACGGGCACGTTAGCAACGCCCGTCTGACAATGCAGCAGAACATCATCCTCTGCGATATCGAGCCGGAAAAACGGGGCGAGATCGAACAGATTTTGGCAGATCACGGCGTCGTCAGGATTGAGCAGATCAGCAACGCCCGCCGATTCTCATTCGCGTGCCCGGCGCTGCCCACCTGTGGGCTGGCGGTTACTGAGAGCGAGCGCGCCCTACCCGGCGTGATTGATGAAGTCGAAGCGGAATTGAGTGAGTTGGGGCTTGCCGAGGAGCAATTCACAATTCGCATGACGGGATGCCCCAATGGCTGTGCCCGTCCCTACAACGCCGACATCGGCTTGGTCGGTCGTAGCGTGGACGGAAAGTCTGGTGAAGGCCGCTACACCGTGTTTCTCGGCGGTAATTTGCTGGGTAATCAAATGGCAGAAATTTACAAAGATCAAGTGCCACGTAGTGAAATCGTGGCTACCCTGCGACCTGTTTTCATCCATTTTAAAGAGAATCACCAGCCAGGTGAGTGCTTTGGCGATTTCTGCCATCGCATTGGCGTCGGTGCACTGGGCGAAATGGCCGAAACTGCGGTCGAGTGA